CGCTGCAGACTGGCGAGCGCCTGTACCTGATCGTCAGCGCAGCAAGCGATGCCGACGCGCTGAAAACCCTGTACCTGACCGAACCCACCGCCCAGCTCCTGCCGATCTGGGGCGGCACGCCCTACTCCACCTGGCAACCGGTGATGCCCTACGTCACCGAACTCAAACCGAACTCGGCATTCCTGCCCTGGATCGCCGAAACCGACGCCCTCGATTGGGGCTGGCTGGCGGTCTCACGCGCCGAACCGAACGAGGTGTTCGAACACCTGCGCAGCCTGACCCAGGTGAAGATGCCGGACGGGACCGAGGTGTTTTTCCGCTTCTGGGATGGGCGGCATATCTACCCGATTCTGAAGGGGATTGGGGAGAAGGCTGGGGAAGTAATGCCGGTGTTTGAGCGGTATTTGATTAATGGGCAGACGCTGGAGGTTGGGACACGGGTGTTGCCGAAGGTGAAGGATTGGCCGTGGTGGGAGGTGCCGAAGGATTTGCTGGATGGCTTAGCCAAGGACAACCCGACGACACTGATCAGCAACCTTATGCAGTGGCTGGAAGAAGACCGCCCGGACATTTACAACGCTTGGCCTGAGAACAACCTGAAGCTGAAAGTCAGCCGTTTCGTGCGCCGCCCGGATGCGCCGAAAAACCTTAAAGAAGCACTGTTAAACCACCTGATTCTGGAGCAAGGCTGATGGATCGCGTTGCCTTTGTTGATAAACAACTCTCTACCTTCCCGGACAGTTTGAAGGACTACCGAGAACTGACTGAAAGCAAATATGCGGAATGGCTGGACAAGGGGCCTCAATTTCTCGATAGACCAGCATTTTTTGGGTTGAGCAGATCCATCAAGCTCGGGAGCGCGAACGCTACTGTCAGTGTGAAAGACGATGAGTTCGAATCCACGGTTGCACAGTGCCCCAAGGATGGCAGACTGCTGATCGAAAGTAAGTTTGTCTCCGTCAACGACATTCCCGTTGGCAATATAACGGTCGAGGTCACTCCCAAAGAAGGCGGCACAGCAACTTCTATCACTCTCGATGCTGATGGAAAAGGTGTTTACAAGGGCGTACCAGGAAAAAAATACTTCGTTCGGGTACAAAGCTCAGTAACAAAAAATCAGCTAAATCAGCTATTTAGCTCCTACGACGGGTTCACCGCACAGTTAAAAGACTGGCTCGACTTAGAATGGAGAAAATACAGACCACTTTGGCCGAAGGAAACACTTGCCTCCCCCTACCTCGCCCAGATGAAGGGAACGCTCATTGGAAGTTGGGAGGCGATCAAGGCAGCATTTGACGGCATTAAGCGAATCTTTGAGATCCTGAAGGATCCGAAACAATTCGCAAAGGAATTGGGAGAAAGCGCGAGCGATTTGTTGAGACTAGCGAAAGAAACACCAGCGATGATGGAAAAGCTGATGTTGCTAGCCAGCGACCAAGCGGCACTTTTTCTTATTCTGAAGGCGTCAGGAATCTGGCTACTACAACTCCCTCCCAGCGTAATATCCGGAAAAACCGCAGAACAAATATCCAGCGCCATCGTAACTATTTTAATAGATATTCTTCTGGCGATCGTTCTCACGTTCGCTGCAGAGGGCTCAGGTATTGCCTACCTCGGCGTGCGCTTGGTTAACTACGGTGCAAGAGTTATCGAAGCTGTCTCTGGGTTTGTAAAATCCATATTCAGTATTGTTAAAAAGTTCATGGAAGCGATCGAGCACTACAAAAAACTCGCTACAAGGGCGATCGCTGGGACTTTTGAAAAGGGCAAGGTCAAACTTGGCTGGGACCGACAAGACCATGCAAAAGTTGGCAGTTCAGAGCATGTTGATGACAAATCAAAACAGTCAACCAACCACGACGATAAAAACGTCGCCTGCACCAGGGAAACTTGTGTTAACGGCTGCCCAGTATCGATGGTTACAGGGGAGGAACTGCTAACGCTTACTGACGGCCAGTTAAATGGACTGTTTCCATTCGAATGGACCCGCCTATATCGTACTAGCGCAGCAGAAGTAGACTGTGGACTAGGCTACGGGTGGAGTCACGCTCTTGCGCAGCGAGTCCAAGTGAATGACGACGGGATTGTCTGGACAGATCATGAAAATCGCATCACCAACTTTCCGCTTCCTAGCGAACAACGGTCAGCAATAACCAATAGCCTAGCAAAAGCGGCTATCTTTATTGGTGATGATCCATCTGAACTCATTCTGACCCAGGCAGGCGAGCGCCCGCTGTTCTATCACTTCAGGTACAACAGCGAAGGCGCAACACTTATTGCAATTACTGACCGGTATCGTAATCGGCTTCATATTACTCGCGATATTCATGGACGAATCAAACGTGTAGATAACGGTGCGGGACGAGCATTATTAATTCGCTATAATCGCAAGCATATTGTATCTGTCGATTATCAGCAGTTCATCCCTGCAGACAACCTGGAAGATGCTTGGGCCACCATTCAAACACTTGTCACTTATCGATACGACGAGCACAGTCGCCTCGTGGAAGCGAAAAACGCCGCGGGTGAAAGTGAGCTTTATTCCTATAACCACCAAAACGTAATTCTCGAAAGGCAACTAGCTGGTGGTGCGAGCTTCTTCTGGGAATGGGAGAACGAAGGAAAATCCTCTCGATGCATCCATCATTGGGCAAACTTTACACAGATGGATGCCCGCTATACTTGGGACGATAATGGAAGCGTCACTGTTACTAACGCTGATGGCAGTGAGGAAATCTACACTCATGACGATCACGCCAGACTCATCAGCAAAGTCGAACCGGGTGGAGCGGAACACAGCAACATCTACGACGAAAAGGGCCGTCTTGTTGCCGAAAAGAATCCATTAGGCGCAATCACGGAATACCAGTACAACGACGCGGGTCGATTGGAAGCAGTAATTCCGCCAGAGGACACACCTACACTTTACGACTACAAATTCGGCTTTGTGTCCGAAGTTCGTCGTGGCGATGCGATCTGGAAATATATACGAAACAAACAAGGTGATATCACTCAACAAATTGATCCCGACGGTAATTCAACGTATTACTCTTACGATGATCAAGGTCGTCTTTTAGAGATTCTAAACCAGGATGGCAGCCGCCATAGGTTAGGTTGGAACAACCTCGGCGAATTGCTTGAAGAGCAGTTACCGGATGGTGGGAAACGTAAATACCGTTACGATGCACTTGGGCGGCAAATCACTCGCCAAGATGAAACGGGCGCCATTACTCAATACCAATGGGATGCCGTTGACCGTCTGATTCAGGTGATCCTACCCGGTGGCGCCAGCCGTGCCTTCACCTATAACCCGTATGGTCGCGTCACCGCCGAGCGAGACGAACTTGGGCGCATTACCCAGTACGAATATGCTGACAACCTGCATCTTGTCAGTCGTCGCATCAATCCGGACGGCAGCCAACTGCGCTACCGCTACGACAATGCGGGACTGCTGCTTACCGAAATAGAGAACGAGCGCGGCGAGCAATATCACCTCGACTACTACGCCAACGGCCTGATCCAACAGGAAACCGGCTTCGACGGTCGTCGCACTGCCTACGAGTACGACCTCAACAGCCAGTTGGTCAAGAAAACCGAATTCGGCGATGACGGCAGCGAACTCGTTACCGAATACCAGCGCGATGCTTCTGGCCGCCTGTTGGTAAAAATCCTCGCCGATGGCGAAGAGATTCACTACAGCTACGACGGACTGGGTCGTCTGGTAAATGTCGACGACGGCAATTGGCCACTCGCCTACGAATACGATGTGCAAGATCGCCTGATCACTGAACACCAAGGCTGGGGCACCACACGTTACGAATATGACAGCGTCGGCCAACTGAACCACTGCCGCCTGCCCGATGGCAGCAAACTTGACTACCGTCACCTGCCCGGCGGACGTCTGAGCAGCATCGACCTCAATGGCTCTCGCCTGACCGCTCACCAGTTCAGCGCCGGACGCGAACAGCAACGCCAACAAGGTCTGCTGCTCAGCCAATACCAGTACGATGAGCAGGGTCGCTTGCAAGCCCACACAGTCGGCCAGCGAGACAAGAACCTGTTTCAGCGTCGATACAACTACGACGCCAACGGCAATCTCGCCGGTATCGATGACAGCCGCAAAGGCAAGCGCAGCTACCACTACGACCCGCTCGACCGACTCATCAGCGTGCGCGGCGCCACACCGGAAAGCTTCGCCCATGATCCGGCCGGTAACCTGCTGGGTCAAAACAACGAAGGCACAGCGAACCTGGCCAACGTCAAAGGCAACCGCCTGCTGATGCAGGGCGACCGCCATTACGACTACGATGCCTACGGCAACCTGATCCGCGAACGCCGTGGTGCCGGCCAGAAACTCGTCACCGAATACCGCTACGACTGCCAGCACCGCCTCATCGGCGTCAGCCTGCCGGGCGGCAGTACCGCATCCTACAAATACGACGCCTTTGGTCGCCGTATCGAAAAAACCGTCGACGGCCACACTACCGAGTTTCTGTGGCAAGGCGAACGATTGATCGCTGAAAGCGCGGAAAACCGCTACCGCAGCTACATTTACGAACCTGGCAGCTTCCGCCCTCTGGCAATGCTCGACGGCGAAGGTCCACGCAAAGCTACGCCGTTCTACTATCAGCTTGATCACCTCGGCACGCCGCAAGAACTCACAGATTACAGCGGCGAGATCATGTGGTCGGCGAAGTACCGCGCCTACGGTAACCTCGCCGCGCTGGACGTCAGCGAGATTGATAATCCGCTGCGCTTCCAAGGTCAGTACTTCGATGCCGAGACGGGGTTACATTACAACCGGCACCGCTACTACAATCCGGGCACTGGGCGGTTTTTGACGCCGGATCCGATCAAGCTCGCGGGTGGGTTGAACAACTATCAGTACGTGCCTAATCCTACGGGTTGGGTAGATCCGCTTGGTCTGAACACTTGTCCTGGCGGAGATAAATGCATCCCTGGCCAAGGCGCTGAGGCGCCTGAGGACAAAGCCAGAGTAAATCAAGGAGATGCGCAGGTTCCAACGGCGGCCGCATCTGTCAATTGGAAGGGATTTTCTTCTGGGAAGTTGCAACCTCATTATCAAAAGCATGTAATTGATCAAAAAGAATTCGGAAACATAAGCCAAACTGAATACTTAAAACAGGCGAAAGAATTCTCGAAAGAATCAGGAAGCTTTAACGAAACGAATGTCGGAAATTTTGTAATCAAACATGACCCAGCAACTGGAAGAATATTTGTTGGACACTTGAAATCCAGAGAAATTAGAACATTTTATAGAGATGATGGTAGAAGCGCCGACGCCTTCCAATCCGCCATTGAATTGGCTAAGGGTTTATAAAATGACCAAAATTGATCGACACGATGCTATAAAAAAAATCTCAAAGGCAATTTTGATTTTGCTTGACCATGACGAGCGAGAATCTCATCTCCTCGATTGGTGGAGTATTGATGAGAGCAATCCTGAATTCTTCACACTATCAGAGCAACTGCAGAGCCTTATTGCTAGCGGGGACGATCTACCTAGCGACATCGATGATAAAAAATATGACGAACTTATCTTGCTTGCCCTAACATCAAGCTATAAAGGCGTAACAAACGTATTCTTATCAAAAAAATTAAAACAATTGAATATTGGAGAGTACGAGGTATCTGGAGAAATTGAAACTCTGATGCCTTGCCCGTGCTGTAAATACCGCACGCTTTCAGTGCTTGGTAATTATGAAATTTGCGACCTATGCAAATGGGAAGACAATGGAACTAGCAACCTTGACACTTATAGCGGCCCAAACCACATGACTCTTCGGGAAGCAAAAGAATTGTTTGCAAAAAAAACTGAGAAACTTCCTTTGGATAAATGGGTGAAAGAATAACGTTGAGATGAGTCATTCGCGTGTGTGGATAGTCGAAATTGCGACTATGGCGAAGTAATCAGGTCACCGACCTTACAGACGAGACTAAGGGGGACTAAGGGGACAGGTTTATTTTCCGGCTTGCCCCCCTTTTTTGATTCAAAAGGGAGTGAAAATCCCCCTGTTCTAGCCGCTTTTTCAGAAACAGATCCGTCCCCTTTTTCCGGAAGAGCGTCTGCCGGACGGAGGTCAACGGAAGTATCGCTACGACGCACTGGGTCGTCAGATCACTCGTAAGGAAGAATCCGCGCCATCACCCAATACCAACGGAATGCGGCCAACCGCCTAGCACAGCGCAACACGTGCCTTCACCTACAACGCCTATGGCAACGTCACCGCCGAACGTGACGAACTCGGCCGCATCACTCGCTACGAATACGCCGACAACCTGCACCTTGTCAGCCGCCGCATCAATCCGGACGGCAGCCAACTGCGCTATCGCTACGACAACTCGCAACTCAACCTCACCGAGATCGAGAACGAGCGCGGTGAACGCTATCAACTCGACTATTACTCGAACGGCCTGATCCAGCAGGAGACCGGTTTCGACGGTCGCCGCACGGCTTACGAATACGATCTTAATGGCCAGTTGCTGAAGAAAACCGAGTACGGTGATGACGGCAGCGAACTCGTTACCGAATACCAACGCGATGCCGCTGGCCGTTTGCTGGTCAAGACACTTCCCCATAGCGAAGAGATTCACTACAGCTACGACGCACTGGGCCGCCTGATAAACGTCGACGACGGCCATTGGCCGCTCGCCTACGAATACGACGTGCAGGACCGCCTGATCACCGAGCACCAGGGCTGGGGCACGACGCGATATGAGTACGACAGCGTCGGCCAATTGAGCCACTGCCGCCTGCCAGATGGCAGTACGCTCGATTACCGTCACCTGCCCGGCGGGCGTCTGAGCAGCATCGACCTCAACGGCTCACGTCTGACCGCTCACCAGTTCAGCGCCGGCCGCGAACAGCAACGCCAACAAGGTCTGCTGCTCAGCCAATACCAGTACGATGAGCAGGGTCGCTTGCAAGCCCACACAGTCGGCCAGCGAGACAAGAACCTGTTTCAGCGTCGCTACAACTACGACGCCAACGGCAATCTCGCCGGTATCGATGACAGCCGCAAAGGCAAGCGCAGCTACCACTACGACCCGCTCGACCGACTCATCAGCGTGCGCGGCGCCACACCGGAAAGCTTCGCCCATGATCCGGCCGGTAACCTGCTGGGTCAAAACAACGAAGGCACAGCGAACTTGGCCAACGTCAAAGGCAACCGCCTGCTGATGCAGGGCGACCGCCATTACGACTACGATGCCTACGGCAACCTGATCCGCGAACGCCGTGGTGCCGGCCAGAAACTCGTCACCGAATACCGCTACGACTGCCAGCACCGCCTCATCGGCGTCAGCCTGCCGGGCGGCAGTACCGCATCCTACAAATACGACGCCTTTGGTCGCCGTATCGAAAAAACCGTCGACGGCCAGACAACCGAATTCCTGTGGCAAGGTGAACGACTGATCGCCGAAAGCGCCGAAAACCGCTACCGCAGCTACATCTATGAGCCCGGTAGCTTCCGTCCATTGGCGATGCTCGACGGCGAAGGCCCGCGCAAAGCCACGCCGTTTTACTATCAACTCGATCATCTGGGCACACCGCAGGAACTCACCGACTACAGTGGCGAGATCATGTGGTCGGCGAAGTACCGCGCCTACGGTAACCTCGCTGCGCTGGACGTCAGCGAGATTGATAACCCGCTGCGCTTCCAGGGTCAGTATTTCGATGCCGAGACGGGGTTACATTACAACCGGCACCGCTACTACAATCCGGGGACTGGGCGGTTTTTGACACCGGATCCGATCAAGCTTGCGGGTGGGTTGAACAACTATCAGTACGTGCCTAACCCTACTGGATGGATCGACCCACTGGGATTGAGTTCCGATTGCCCCGGAGGACCAAACTGCAAGCCCGGAAAAATAGAAGATCCCTCACGTAAAGCAAACGTGGATGACGGAGCACCAAAATCTCCAGATGTTCAATGGACCAACCACGGAAATAAGCACGTAGCACCCAAGGCTCCTTGGCCATCTGTTGTAAAGTCAACAGCAAATGGCGGAGCAGCCAAGTATGCACCAGGCACAGACATTGAAGCTTTAGAACGACATGCTTTTGAGCATGGCCAAGAGGTTAACAACGGGAAACCTTGGAAAGTGATCGACATGGGACGAACAATCGGCGCAAACGATGGAAAAGAAACTCGATTCATGAGGGTTGAGCTCAGTGCAAATACAATTCATGGACATCCAATTTCCGAAGATGCATTTAAAAAACTCACGAAAAAGAAGAAATAAAACATGCTTATTACAGAAATAGAAAAACTAGGCGGAACTGTAACATTCGATGATATTTCTCAGCTGGATCAGTCCGCTGATATATCCATCATATTGGATGAACTCAAAGAAGATCTATTTCAAGCCATTCTTCCCTTCCAGCAAATAATTGATATTGGTTGGTATCCGGAGTTTAGTGAACACGGCGCATTCAAAGTATCATTAATCTCAAATTACAACTGGGAAGCGCCCATCCATAGCGAAAAAGCAAAAGACTGGACCGAGCTGAAAAATGCAATCAAAAATACTTTGAAAAAAGTACAAACAGAATAACGAATAGAAATTAACTATTCAAAAACTTAAAAACCCCTTAGAAAAATCACAAAAACGAAAATGGGACAACGAAAATGGTGGCGGATTTATTTCGAGCTTGCCACTTTTTGATCAAAAGAGACTGAAGCTCTCCTTTGGCCCCTTTTCAGAAAATAAATCCGCCCCCTTTTTCTAAAGCAAATTTAAATAATGCTGCGGAAAAATTCGCCGGCAACAACCTTATAATTAGCAAACTATTTAGAGTAAGAAAATATACAAAAACCCTCAAGACGGAGTAGAAGTAGTAGAAGACATGAATGGAAACTATTTTAGAGTTTACGACCCCTCACTTCACGGAAAACGTAAATATCTGAACCTTGACTTAATTGTACCTAGCAACAAAACGCTTCCGAACGGAAAGCAAACAGGCAGATCGCGAAGCGAATACAACGAAGTTACGCACTTTAACAAGGAACCATAGAAGTGAAAACAATTTCAGTGCCAGTAACCGTGGAAGCAATGAATCGATTAGACTTTGATGCATGTTTACCGGGAGATCTGGAAGAAATTTTTCTTTCCGAAGATGAATTCTCAATCCTTGTAAAGACCGGAGCAATTGAAAAAATTTACTCAACACTAGGAATACTTATAGACGAGTACGAAGACGAAAAAATACAAGGAACCTCAGAATTACAAACATCCCTCAACATATTCCAAGAAGCATTAAAAACCACCAACACTGAAATAATAAACAAAATCTTAAAGCTTAATGAATCAGCAATAAAACATGATACTGGATTGTTTTTTTACTTCTGAATTTTTTCCAGAAATATATAAATTGATAAAAACTACAAATCCATATTTAATACTCAACTCAAAGAATATCGAAAAAAACCACTCTTTATTCGATAAAAATGGCAACTCAACATAACTGAATGACATAAACACATAAACGCTTTCAATTTATAAAAAATAATGGATTTCTATTTCTGGTGAAATCACTCACCAAAAAACTGAGCATACCTATACTGCTTCAGCTTGCCACTTTTTGATCAAAAGGGATTGAACGCCCTCCCTTTGGCCTTCTTTTCAGAAAATAAATCCGGCCCCTTTTTCATTGCAAAAATTCGATGACTGGGAAAAGCTTCAATGAAGACCACTTTTGAAACTGCTTTAGACCTTCACGAGACATCTGATTTCTTTAAAGGAAATGGACAATATTTTGCTCGAGACTCAGACTGGGGAGACCATCTTTCTATTAGTAACTGGCAGGAAATATGCAGCGTTTTAAAGAACCAGAAAGCCGCACAAAACTTACTTACATCGATATTTGAAGATTATGCAGAATACTTAAAGGAAGATTATTCAGATGCCGAAGGATTATTCTCCAACATAAGCGCCTACTACACACTTAAAAACAAAATAGCCTTTTTATCGAGCAATAGTTACGACCTAATCGAAAGTCTTGACGAGAGAAGCAAGAAAAATATAGGAAAACTATTTCGTCTGCTTAGGCAGCAATATGATTTAAAAAACAAGGATCTGCCAAAGTACACATTTGATGAGGAAATTAAACGATTAAGACTCAAGGGATGCACTCTTAATCTTGAACAACTTTGAGAAACCTGCAGATCACGACTTCGGCATAGCTGAGGATAGATATTTAAAACAATTCAAAATCTAAAATTCTTCTATCTCCATAAATACCGCATTAAATTAGTGGGTTAAGGGGACAGATTTATTTAACGGTTCGCTTTCCTCTCGATTTAAAAGGGATTAAAAATCGATCCGTCGCCCTCTTACCACTTCAATCAACGACCAATTAAAAACTCTAGAACAGGCAAAGCACCTGGTAAAGCCCACTACATATTTCGAGCAATTTAGAATGTGGATATCATCAATATCGAACAAAAAGCAGTGGACGTCGATTTTCGGAGAAACATATTCCCCCTCAAGCATGCGTACGTCATACGTAATGCTGGACGGAAACTCTATATGCATAAAATTATCCAGCAAAATAGAGCAAGCAGCCCCTAAAAAGTGGCTGACAAAGAATTACAACGAGTATGAGTTTCAGCTCTACATAGTAGACATAGAAAATTTTAATGTAGAGAATTTCAACTTCAGCGGCACCACCACCTTAACAATCGAGGGAAAATCCTCAGACTACAAAGTCACAATTAAATTTGAAAATAACTGTGCAGTCACATGCCAAGCAAAAAATATTAGTATAGCCAATATTAGGGCATACAATAATGACGGCGCAGTATAGTGCAATGCGCTCACTGACACTTTTATAGACAGTATTGCATTCAGGCATTACCGACAATGTCGGGTACAGATCACAGTTTCTTTTTACATAGACGCGATCATCTTACAATCTAATCGCCTTCATAAACATGACTCTTGGGCTCTCTAGTTTTAGGCAGAAACTATACCCATTACTTTGCGGCCCTTCGGTTTACATGAGCACCCATGAATAAACATCAAATCACACTCGCCAATAACTGGATCGCCACCTTCGAAAACAACGGTGAATTCCGCATGGGAGCCGAAGGCTGGAGCTTGCTCCTGCAAGGGCCTGACGGCAGAAATATCAATTACTTCGCGGACAAGATCATTTTGGTCAACGATGACGACGGCACCCAGGCTAATTCATGCATTCGTCTATCCAGCGACGGTGTCTACGGTTATTTGAGCACAGCCGTTGACAGCTGCTGGGTCATCGATTTTTCGCGGTGCATGATCGCCCCGCACCGAGTTAGCATCCATCACTACCATGACGCCTACGACGTAAGCGTGGCAGCTTACGAACAACCGGCCTTCAAGCGTGCGAGGCAATATATCAGTGTGGTTGGAAGATACATCTATCTGACCTTCCCGCTGACCAAAGATGAAGACTTCCCCAAGGTATGGGAAGAGTATCTGTCCATACGCAAACGCCAACTGGATGAGCTCTATTTCAGAAACTGACCAGTGGGCGCCAATATCATGTTGCGATTGGCGCGCCCTACCCGATCAACTCGTCCGCCACCTCATACTTAACCACCACCCGATTTCGATACAACCTCACCCTCTCCACCAATTCCCCCACCTGCCCCTTCTCCCGCACCTCCCGCCAGATCTCATTCTCCCGATACACCCGCTCCCCCTCCCGCACAAACCGGTGCTTTTCCTGAAACACGTGATACCGATACGCCCGCACCTGATCGCACAGCAACTCACCCTCCAACTGCGTTTCCCCCACGTTCAACTTCAACTGAAAAGTCCGATCCGTCGGGTTATGCAGCACCAGATCAACATAGTTGTAGAAAATCGCCGCGCCCGAACCGAATGGCAGCACCCGCCCTTCGTCCGGGAATGGGTCGAAGCTGTGGTTGGAGCGTTCAACGACTATCAGCGGTGAGTGGATCGCCATCCAGTGGATCAGGTTGCTCAGTTGGCAGATTCCGCCGCCGATACCGCGTCGCGCTTCGCCGAAGGACAGTTCCATGCCTTCGACGTAGCCGCGTTTGCGGGTTGGGCGGCCGACGAGGCGGCAGAAGGAGAAGTGTTCGCCGGGGGCGATGATGAGGCCGTCGATGGCGGCGACGGCGAGTTTGAGGTTGATGACTTTGTTGTGTTGCAGGGCGAGGTCGGAGTTGCCCAATTTGCGGATGAGTTTCGAGGTGTGTTTCAGGTAGCGGAATGGCAGACGGTCAGCGCCGGCCACAAGGCGTGCGTAGCGTTTGCTGGAGCAGTGCCAGGCGATCTGGCGGAATAGTCTTTTTTGCCACACGCGCAGCCAGTACAGGGCCGGGTGGTAGAGGGAAAGTGGTTTCATCCGTGAGGCGACGGCAGGTGCCGTTTTGTCCTTGAAGCATCTGAGGGGCGCGCAGTTTAGCCTGTGGGCCGGCTTGCGTCGTGCGCGAGATGTCGTGGCTCGACACACTTCGAATGGCTTGCTGAACGGCAAATTAAGCTTCAACTAAGCT
The Pseudomonas fluorescens genome window above contains:
- a CDS encoding DUF4123 domain-containing protein — protein: MPSDRLTPKDWLAQQPLQTGERLYLIVSAASDADALKTLYLTEPTAQLLPIWGGTPYSTWQPVMPYVTELKPNSAFLPWIAETDALDWGWLAVSRAEPNEVFEHLRSLTQVKMPDGTEVFFRFWDGRHIYPILKGIGEKAGEVMPVFERYLINGQTLEVGTRVLPKVKDWPWWEVPKDLLDGLAKDNPTTLISNLMQWLEEDRPDIYNAWPENNLKLKVSRFVRRPDAPKNLKEALLNHLILEQG
- a CDS encoding RHS repeat-associated core domain-containing protein: MDRVAFVDKQLSTFPDSLKDYRELTESKYAEWLDKGPQFLDRPAFFGLSRSIKLGSANATVSVKDDEFESTVAQCPKDGRLLIESKFVSVNDIPVGNITVEVTPKEGGTATSITLDADGKGVYKGVPGKKYFVRVQSSVTKNQLNQLFSSYDGFTAQLKDWLDLEWRKYRPLWPKETLASPYLAQMKGTLIGSWEAIKAAFDGIKRIFEILKDPKQFAKELGESASDLLRLAKETPAMMEKLMLLASDQAALFLILKASGIWLLQLPPSVISGKTAEQISSAIVTILIDILLAIVLTFAAEGSGIAYLGVRLVNYGARVIEAVSGFVKSIFSIVKKFMEAIEHYKKLATRAIAGTFEKGKVKLGWDRQDHAKVGSSEHVDDKSKQSTNHDDKNVACTRETCVNGCPVSMVTGEELLTLTDGQLNGLFPFEWTRLYRTSAAEVDCGLGYGWSHALAQRVQVNDDGIVWTDHENRITNFPLPSEQRSAITNSLAKAAIFIGDDPSELILTQAGERPLFYHFRYNSEGATLIAITDRYRNRLHITRDIHGRIKRVDNGAGRALLIRYNRKHIVSVDYQQFIPADNLEDAWATIQTLVTYRYDEHSRLVEAKNAAGESELYSYNHQNVILERQLAGGASFFWEWENEGKSSRCIHHWANFTQMDARYTWDDNGSVTVTNADGSEEIYTHDDHARLISKVEPGGAEHSNIYDEKGRLVAEKNPLGAITEYQYNDAGRLEAVIPPEDTPTLYDYKFGFVSEVRRGDAIWKYIRNKQGDITQQIDPDGNSTYYSYDDQGRLLEILNQDGSRHRLGWNNLGELLEEQLPDGGKRKYRYDALGRQITRQDETGAITQYQWDAVDRLIQVILPGGASRAFTYNPYGRVTAERDELGRITQYEYADNLHLVSRRINPDGSQLRYRYDNAGLLLTEIENERGEQYHLDYYANGLIQQETGFDGRRTAYEYDLNSQLVKKTEFGDDGSELVTEYQRDASGRLLVKILADGEEIHYSYDGLGRLVNVDDGNWPLAYEYDVQDRLITEHQGWGTTRYEYDSVGQLNHCRLPDGSKLDYRHLPGGRLSSIDLNGSRLTAHQFSAGREQQRQQGLLLSQYQYDEQGRLQAHTVGQRDKNLFQRRYNYDANGNLAGIDDSRKGKRSYHYDPLDRLISVRGATPESFAHDPAGNLLGQNNEGTANLANVKGNRLLMQGDRHYDYDAYGNLIRERRGAGQKLVTEYRYDCQHRLIGVSLPGGSTASYKYDAFGRRIEKTVDGHTTEFLWQGERLIAESAENRYRSYIYEPGSFRPLAMLDGEGPRKATPFYYQLDHLGTPQELTDYSGEIMWSAKYRAYGNLAALDVSEIDNPLRFQGQYFDAETGLHYNRHRYYNPGTGRFLTPDPIKLAGGLNNYQYVPNPTGWVDPLGLNTCPGGDKCIPGQGAEAPEDKARVNQGDAQVPTAAASVNWKGFSSGKLQPHYQKHVIDQKEFGNISQTEYLKQAKEFSKESGSFNETNVGNFVIKHDPATGRIFVGHLKSREIRTFYRDDGRSADAFQSAIELAKGL
- a CDS encoding CPCC family cysteine-rich protein, producing MTKIDRHDAIKKISKAILILLDHDERESHLLDWWSIDESNPEFFTLSEQLQSLIASGDDLPSDIDDKKYDELILLALTSSYKGVTNVFLSKKLKQLNIGEYEVSGEIETLMPCPCCKYRTLSVLGNYEICDLCKWEDNGTSNLDTYSGPNHMTLREAKELFAKKTEKLPLDKWVKE
- a CDS encoding Imm50 family immunity protein, which encodes MRTSYVMLDGNSICIKLSSKIEQAAPKKWLTKNYNEYEFQLYIVDIENFNVENFNFSGTTTLTIEGKSSDYKVTIKFENNCAVTCQAKNISIANIRAYNNDGAV
- a CDS encoding VanW family protein, whose translation is MKPLSLYHPALYWLRVWQKRLFRQIAWHCSSKRYARLVAGADRLPFRYLKHTSKLIRKLGNSDLALQHNKVINLKLAVAAIDGLIIAPGEHFSFCRLVGRPTRKRGYVEGMELSFGEARRGIGGGICQLSNLIHWMAIHSPLIVVERSNHSFDPFPDEGRVLPFGSGAAIFYNYVDLVLHNPTDRTFQLKLNVGETQLEGELLCDQVRAYRYHVFQEKHRFVREGERVYRENEIWREVREKGQVGELVERVRLYRNRVVVKYEVADELIG